A genomic stretch from Streptomyces sp. QL37 includes:
- a CDS encoding DUF397 domain-containing protein, with amino-acid sequence MADTPGDLTWTRAAPEDAQGPGPWIEIAFGPRELVYLRETGDPSTVVTTTVEKWEAFTKGVVAGEFDHFAEIGSDRRAL; translated from the coding sequence ATGGCTGACACCCCCGGTGACCTCACCTGGACCCGGGCCGCTCCCGAGGACGCGCAGGGCCCCGGGCCCTGGATCGAGATCGCGTTCGGCCCCCGCGAGCTCGTGTACCTCCGCGAGACCGGCGACCCCTCCACGGTGGTGACCACCACCGTGGAGAAGTGGGAGGCGTTCACCAAGGGCGTCGTGGCCGGCGAGTTCGACCACTTCGCCGAGATCGGCTCAGACCGCCGGGCCCTCTGA
- a CDS encoding DUF397 domain-containing protein: MTTPDWQKSSYCAQGEACIHIAADQGSVALTESGDPTGAILRTSPSAWAALIRTVKETHDHG; the protein is encoded by the coding sequence ATGACCACACCCGACTGGCAGAAGTCCTCCTACTGCGCCCAGGGCGAAGCCTGCATACACATCGCCGCCGACCAGGGATCCGTAGCCCTCACCGAGAGCGGCGACCCCACCGGCGCGATACTCCGGACCAGCCCGTCCGCCTGGGCCGCCCTCATCCGCACCGTAAAGGAAACCCACGACCATGGCTGA
- a CDS encoding Scr1 family TA system antitoxin-like transcriptional regulator: protein MAGRAAPTARRMRLGAELRKLRERAGLTTTQAADLLGTSAGQLSNIEVARFGVSADRVRVAAHTYSCTDQALIEALVDMTGERKRGWWEEYREILPPKLLDLAEIEHHGTFLRAAHSMHIPGLLQTVDHAREIYRQAVPEISPPEIEHRVSYRVKRQAVLYRDDAAPYSALIHEAALRMRFGGPDVARAQLQHLLSLGERSHVSIRVIPFSATYYPGSGQSVYYVQGPVPALDTAQLDQSHGPVFIDSEAQLAQYRLLLERLDGAALPAEQSRKLIHAIAQEL, encoded by the coding sequence ATGGCAGGCAGGGCAGCCCCCACCGCACGCCGTATGCGGCTCGGCGCGGAACTGCGCAAGCTGCGCGAGCGCGCCGGGCTGACCACCACGCAGGCTGCCGACCTCCTCGGCACGAGCGCAGGACAGCTCAGCAACATAGAGGTGGCGCGCTTCGGCGTCAGCGCGGACCGGGTGCGGGTCGCTGCCCACACGTACTCCTGCACGGACCAGGCCCTGATCGAGGCCTTGGTCGACATGACCGGCGAGCGCAAGCGCGGTTGGTGGGAGGAGTACAGGGAGATCCTGCCTCCGAAGCTGCTCGATCTGGCCGAGATCGAACACCACGGCACATTCCTGCGGGCTGCGCACAGCATGCATATTCCAGGCCTCTTGCAGACCGTCGACCACGCGCGCGAGATCTACCGACAAGCCGTGCCTGAGATCTCACCGCCCGAGATCGAACACCGCGTCTCGTACCGCGTGAAGCGCCAAGCCGTTCTGTACCGCGATGACGCGGCCCCGTACAGCGCGCTCATCCATGAAGCCGCCCTTCGCATGCGATTCGGCGGCCCCGATGTCGCCCGCGCCCAGCTTCAGCACCTGCTCTCGTTGGGCGAGCGCTCCCACGTGAGTATCAGGGTGATCCCGTTCTCCGCCACGTACTACCCGGGATCCGGCCAGTCCGTGTACTACGTGCAGGGTCCGGTGCCGGCCCTCGACACCGCACAGCTCGACCAGTCCCACGGCCCGGTGTTCATCGACTCGGAGGCCCAACTGGCTCAGTACCGGCTACTGCTCGAACGGCTCGACGGTGCTGCCTTGCCGGCGGAGCAGTCACGAAAGCTCATCCACGCCATCGCCCAGGAACTGTGA
- a CDS encoding ATP-binding protein produces MALATVTPPWAYTLQLPQDPRGPGIARATLRTVLTVHGMRDLVDTAELLASELVTNAYRHSSGSYSLRLCGAGRNRVRVGVWDSSPEIPDPFGRGATPPPPAVLAERGRGLHLVREYADSWGAYLIRGGLPGQGGKVLWVECAWKPECRWDGPT; encoded by the coding sequence ATGGCTCTGGCCACCGTAACGCCGCCCTGGGCGTACACCCTGCAACTTCCGCAGGATCCCCGCGGGCCCGGGATCGCCCGGGCGACTCTTCGGACCGTGCTGACGGTGCACGGGATGCGGGATCTCGTCGACACCGCCGAACTGCTGGCGAGTGAACTGGTCACCAACGCCTACCGGCACTCCTCGGGCTCGTACTCGCTCCGGCTGTGCGGGGCGGGGCGGAACCGGGTGCGGGTCGGGGTGTGGGACTCCAGTCCGGAGATCCCGGATCCGTTCGGCCGGGGCGCGACTCCGCCCCCGCCCGCGGTTCTCGCCGAGCGCGGGCGGGGCCTGCACCTCGTACGGGAGTACGCGGACAGCTGGGGCGCGTACCTGATCCGGGGCGGTCTGCCGGGGCAGGGCGGCAAGGTGCTGTGGGTCGAATGCGCGTGGAAGCCGGAGTGCCGGTGGGACGGCCCGACGTGA
- a CDS encoding VOC family protein: MACRISELVIDAADPERLAAFWSEVLGYVELGREDDGSIEIGPPDAGFGGPQPTLVLSPSSAPRAGKLPLHIDVNATDRDQDAELERLLALGARPADVGQSGTESWHVLADPEGNEFCLLRTRLQPL; the protein is encoded by the coding sequence ATGGCATGCCGCATCAGTGAGCTGGTCATCGACGCCGCCGACCCCGAGCGGCTCGCCGCGTTCTGGAGCGAGGTCCTCGGCTACGTCGAGCTCGGCCGCGAGGACGACGGAAGCATCGAGATCGGGCCGCCCGACGCCGGATTCGGCGGACCGCAGCCCACGCTCGTCCTCAGCCCCAGCAGCGCCCCGCGAGCCGGGAAGCTCCCGCTGCACATCGACGTCAACGCCACCGACCGCGACCAGGACGCCGAGCTGGAACGGCTGCTCGCCCTCGGCGCCAGGCCTGCCGACGTGGGCCAGTCCGGCACGGAGAGCTGGCACGTCCTGGCGGACCCGGAGGGCAACGAGTTCTGCCTCCTGCGCACCCGGCTTCAGCCCCTCTGA
- a CDS encoding WD40 repeat domain-containing protein, with product MAASLVRTWPGSSSPTVAISPCGAIGLCGGGSEPVRLWCLATGELLRELGTDGAGAAAVWTDGHQVLASGGGSVDVWASRWIGRLDTRKLGRVPGQWGPLGSGAVGDRGSVAFDADGQLILGCCGDLVVRQWSLGQGACVQKLTGHATLPHTVSLSPDGKRAVSADIHGEIRVWDVDGGTSAAFGGPEDWVSSVCLDDHSRIVLVAGDSQGRTLWTMDAATGQLLQTFEDERQNRGAREEADRDRSSEIRAARLSMDGKYAVSGGEDGLIRLWETATGRLVRVLEGHTDSVSALAMTPDNRYLLSGSEDCTLRLWKLDWHGDDRLRQDSEEPVREATVRRWKVG from the coding sequence ATGGCCGCCAGTCTCGTTCGTACGTGGCCCGGCAGCTCCAGCCCCACCGTCGCGATCAGCCCCTGTGGCGCGATCGGTCTGTGCGGCGGCGGGTCGGAGCCGGTGCGGTTGTGGTGCCTCGCCACGGGCGAGCTGTTGCGGGAGCTCGGCACGGACGGCGCGGGTGCGGCAGCCGTGTGGACCGACGGGCATCAGGTGCTGGCAAGCGGCGGTGGGAGCGTCGACGTCTGGGCCTCGCGCTGGATCGGGCGCCTTGACACCCGCAAGCTCGGCCGGGTGCCCGGGCAGTGGGGGCCGCTAGGCTCGGGAGCGGTCGGCGACCGTGGTTCGGTGGCCTTCGACGCGGACGGCCAACTGATCCTCGGTTGCTGTGGGGACCTGGTCGTGCGTCAGTGGTCCCTGGGCCAGGGAGCTTGTGTGCAGAAGCTCACGGGGCACGCGACGCTGCCTCACACGGTGTCGCTCAGTCCGGACGGGAAGCGAGCGGTGTCGGCCGACATCCATGGTGAGATCCGGGTGTGGGACGTGGACGGCGGCACCAGCGCCGCCTTCGGGGGCCCGGAGGACTGGGTGAGCTCGGTCTGCCTGGACGACCACTCCCGGATCGTCCTCGTCGCGGGGGACAGCCAGGGCCGGACCCTCTGGACGATGGACGCCGCCACCGGGCAGCTCCTCCAGACCTTCGAGGACGAACGACAGAACCGTGGCGCGCGGGAAGAGGCCGACAGGGACCGGTCGTCGGAGATCCGGGCGGCTCGGTTGTCCATGGACGGGAAGTACGCGGTGAGCGGCGGGGAGGACGGTCTCATCCGTCTCTGGGAGACGGCCACAGGGCGCCTCGTACGGGTCCTTGAGGGGCACACCGACAGCGTTTCGGCACTCGCGATGACCCCCGACAACCGGTATCTGCTGTCGGGAAGCGAGGACTGCACCCTGCGCTTGTGGAAGCTCGACTGGCACGGCGATGACCGCCTTCGCCAGGATTCCGAGGAGCCCGTGCGGGAGGCCACCGTGCGACGGTGGAAAGTCGGCTGA
- a CDS encoding adenosine deaminase gives MQGVISVHRNSSRVRRLLTAAGLAAAALAASLPAGPPARAAASAPVPPPRTATPAEARTAAWLNTHPKEADRFFRDLPKGGDLHNHLSGAVRTEYLIQLAADDGLCIDSTKTAVAPPCGAGTRPAADALTDSRFRQEIVRAWSMQDFPQGESGHDHFFATFGKFGAATAHRGKMLADVAGTAATQNQTYLETMVSPASAGAKQLAADVGWDADPAALHRKLLAGGRLDQLVTTAKQEADTADAEFRETAKCATAAPRPACRITVRWISQVSRNSAPERVFTQIALGLRLAERDQRFVAVNLVQPEDGEISLRDYRLHMRMLNYLHGVYPRAHITLHAGELVPGLVKPEDLTFHIDDAVRTGQAERIGHGVDLVQEDDWQRLARDMARRQIAVEVPLTSNAQILQVEGDEHPFPVYRKYGVPVVLSTDDPGVSRGDIGQEYRRAARTYALGYPELKDLARASLEYSFLPGRSLWRPDPVRQGFRPVEECQVLESARCARFTDRNPKAGLELRQERSFRSFEARYAG, from the coding sequence ATGCAAGGCGTGATCTCCGTACACCGCAACTCATCGCGCGTCCGCCGGTTGTTGACGGCCGCAGGCCTCGCCGCGGCCGCCCTCGCCGCGTCGCTGCCCGCCGGACCGCCGGCGCGGGCCGCCGCCTCCGCACCCGTACCCCCGCCCCGGACGGCCACCCCCGCCGAGGCCCGCACCGCCGCCTGGTTGAACACCCACCCCAAGGAGGCAGACCGCTTCTTCCGGGACCTGCCCAAGGGCGGTGACCTGCACAACCATCTGTCCGGCGCGGTACGGACCGAGTACCTCATCCAGCTCGCGGCCGACGACGGCCTCTGTATCGATTCCACGAAGACCGCCGTCGCACCACCGTGCGGCGCCGGCACCCGGCCGGCCGCCGACGCCCTCACCGACAGCCGCTTCCGGCAGGAGATCGTCCGCGCCTGGTCCATGCAGGACTTCCCGCAGGGCGAGTCGGGCCACGACCACTTCTTCGCCACGTTCGGGAAGTTCGGGGCCGCGACCGCGCACCGGGGGAAGATGCTGGCCGACGTGGCGGGCACGGCCGCCACGCAGAACCAGACCTACCTGGAGACCATGGTCAGCCCCGCTTCGGCGGGCGCCAAGCAGCTGGCGGCGGACGTCGGCTGGGACGCCGACCCGGCAGCCCTGCACCGCAAGCTGCTCGCCGGCGGGCGGCTCGACCAGCTCGTGACGACGGCGAAGCAGGAAGCAGACACCGCCGACGCCGAGTTCCGCGAGACCGCGAAGTGCGCGACCGCCGCCCCCCGCCCCGCGTGCCGGATCACGGTGCGCTGGATCTCCCAGGTGTCACGCAACAGCGCCCCGGAGCGCGTCTTCACCCAGATCGCCCTGGGACTCCGCCTGGCCGAACGCGACCAGCGGTTCGTCGCCGTCAATCTGGTCCAGCCGGAGGACGGCGAGATCTCCCTGCGGGACTACCGCCTCCACATGCGCATGCTGAACTACCTGCACGGCGTCTACCCCCGTGCCCACATCACCCTGCACGCCGGCGAGCTCGTCCCCGGACTGGTGAAGCCCGAGGACCTCACGTTCCACATCGACGACGCCGTACGCACCGGCCAGGCCGAACGCATCGGCCACGGCGTCGACCTCGTACAGGAGGACGACTGGCAGCGCCTGGCCCGCGACATGGCGCGCCGCCAGATCGCCGTCGAAGTCCCCCTCACCAGCAACGCGCAGATCCTCCAGGTCGAGGGCGACGAGCACCCGTTCCCCGTCTACCGGAAGTACGGGGTCCCCGTGGTGCTGTCCACCGACGACCCCGGGGTCTCACGCGGTGACATCGGCCAGGAATACCGCCGGGCGGCCCGTACGTACGCACTCGGCTACCCGGAGCTGAAGGACCTGGCCCGGGCCTCCCTGGAGTACAGCTTCCTGCCGGGCCGCAGCCTGTGGCGTCCCGACCCCGTACGCCAGGGCTTCCGCCCGGTCGAGGAATGCCAGGTCCTGGAGTCCGCGCGCTGCGCCCGCTTCACCGACCGGAACCCGAAGGCCGGCCTGGAACTGCGCCAGGAGCGGTCCTTCCGGTCCTTCGAGGCCCGGTACGCCGGCTGA
- a CDS encoding histidine phosphatase family protein, protein MATTSATRFLYIARHGEACPDETGLTERGRRQAALLGERLRGIPFSAVHHGPLPRAAQTAGLVHERLVEGVPLHASEPAGDYVPYVPRREELPEESADRLLGFVEQFPEAERSRGPELAGSAMARFTGPADGHEPRYELLVTHAFLAAWLVRDALDAPAWRWLGLNHANAALTVIRYTPGRPAALVMVNDMGHLPEDLRWTGFPPELRP, encoded by the coding sequence ATGGCCACCACGAGCGCGACCCGTTTTCTCTACATCGCCCGGCACGGCGAGGCGTGCCCGGACGAGACCGGACTGACGGAACGGGGCCGCCGCCAGGCCGCTCTCCTCGGCGAGCGGCTCCGGGGCATACCGTTCTCCGCCGTCCACCACGGCCCGCTCCCCCGGGCCGCGCAGACGGCCGGGCTGGTCCATGAGCGGCTCGTGGAGGGCGTCCCCCTCCACGCCTCGGAGCCGGCCGGGGACTACGTGCCGTACGTCCCGCGACGGGAGGAGCTCCCCGAGGAGTCGGCGGACCGGCTTCTCGGGTTCGTCGAACAGTTCCCCGAGGCCGAGCGCAGCCGGGGCCCGGAACTGGCCGGCTCCGCGATGGCACGGTTCACCGGCCCGGCGGACGGCCACGAGCCCCGCTACGAACTGCTCGTCACCCACGCGTTCCTGGCCGCCTGGCTGGTACGCGACGCTCTCGACGCCCCCGCCTGGCGCTGGCTGGGCCTCAACCACGCCAACGCCGCGCTGACGGTCATCCGGTACACCCCCGGCAGGCCCGCCGCCCTGGTCATGGTCAACGACATGGGGCACCTCCCGGAGGACCTCCGCTGGACAGGATTCCCGCCCGAACTCCGCCCGTAG
- a CDS encoding alpha/beta hydrolase encodes MTPAPPLTWAQLRDLKCAELEGAADGWGRSSNRADAARDRIEQQLLTGLRDTQEGEAAQAAVARLRQLGRNFQYVYTECGLLRTTLNSLAHEMRAQQRALNEALDDAAALGFTVRADGSVTYPTGGAGLVDGAAVRGGTASSNGLPGLVPPSGLVAPNPNAAKAQDIADRVTGAVRAAAEIDWRYAGILRRLKAEEGLKVPDSTWKDAAGDAAAVRGAAGAYLKDAIPHDASPAERRDWWAGLTQEQREEYLAVYPDQIGNLDGIPALIRDAANRDNLRLLIGELEGRDDEKSVTQLAGLREIDRQLGAAARPGEPPMYLLGVSGEGNGRAIVSYGNPDTARNVSTYVPGLNTSLDKEFAEGDLKRARDTAIGTRYHDPSSAAIAWLGYDAPQAIDGLGTLAVALDGRAVEGGKRLNEFASGLTATNINDDPHFTAIGHSYGSRTVGAATQQGEGIPGVDDIVLVGSPGVGVDRAEDLGVGKSHVFVGAAENDVVTKVPSKGQTIAGASAGVLGPLSFLAGAVADREDDDLWFGKDPASDEFGARRFRVDDGPGLAGSSGPTIAAHSLYFDPKRDAAASSNIALIAAGRSDKISNQEYR; translated from the coding sequence GTGACGCCGGCGCCTCCACTGACGTGGGCGCAGTTACGGGACCTCAAGTGCGCCGAGCTGGAGGGCGCGGCCGACGGGTGGGGCAGGTCCAGCAACCGGGCCGACGCGGCACGGGACCGCATCGAGCAGCAGCTGCTCACCGGGCTCCGCGACACGCAGGAGGGCGAGGCGGCACAGGCGGCGGTCGCGCGGCTGCGGCAGTTGGGGCGGAACTTCCAGTACGTGTACACCGAGTGCGGCTTGCTCCGTACGACCCTGAACTCGCTCGCCCACGAGATGAGGGCACAGCAGCGGGCGCTGAACGAGGCGCTGGACGACGCGGCCGCGCTGGGTTTCACGGTGCGCGCGGACGGTTCGGTGACGTACCCGACCGGGGGCGCGGGGCTCGTCGACGGCGCGGCCGTCCGGGGCGGCACGGCGTCGTCGAACGGGCTGCCGGGGCTCGTGCCGCCCTCGGGTCTCGTCGCCCCGAACCCCAACGCGGCCAAGGCGCAGGACATCGCGGACCGGGTGACCGGGGCGGTGCGGGCGGCGGCCGAGATCGACTGGCGGTACGCGGGGATCCTGCGCCGGCTGAAGGCGGAGGAGGGGCTGAAGGTCCCGGACTCCACGTGGAAGGACGCGGCGGGCGACGCGGCGGCGGTGCGGGGGGCGGCGGGGGCGTACCTGAAGGACGCCATCCCGCACGATGCGTCTCCGGCGGAGCGGCGGGACTGGTGGGCAGGGCTGACCCAGGAACAGCGCGAGGAGTACCTCGCGGTGTACCCGGACCAGATCGGGAACCTGGACGGAATCCCGGCCCTGATCCGCGACGCGGCCAACCGGGACAACCTGCGGTTGCTGATCGGGGAGCTGGAGGGGCGGGACGACGAGAAGTCGGTGACGCAGCTGGCGGGGCTGCGGGAGATTGACCGGCAGTTGGGGGCGGCGGCCAGGCCCGGGGAGCCGCCGATGTACCTGCTGGGTGTCAGTGGCGAGGGGAACGGACGGGCGATCGTTTCGTATGGAAATCCAGATACAGCAAGGAACGTGTCGACCTATGTGCCCGGCCTAAATACCTCTTTGGACAAAGAATTCGCGGAGGGTGACCTGAAGCGTGCTCGTGACACGGCGATTGGAACCCGGTACCACGACCCATCCAGTGCGGCCATCGCATGGCTCGGTTACGACGCTCCTCAGGCTATTGACGGTCTCGGTACTCTCGCAGTAGCTCTTGATGGGCGGGCCGTGGAGGGCGGGAAGCGCTTGAACGAATTCGCCAGCGGATTAACTGCTACCAACATTAACGATGATCCGCACTTCACGGCCATTGGGCACTCGTACGGATCACGCACGGTGGGTGCGGCTACGCAGCAAGGCGAAGGGATTCCCGGAGTCGACGACATTGTTTTGGTCGGGAGTCCAGGGGTGGGTGTTGATCGTGCGGAGGATCTTGGGGTAGGGAAGTCCCACGTTTTTGTCGGGGCGGCGGAAAACGACGTGGTGACAAAGGTGCCGTCAAAAGGGCAGACGATTGCGGGTGCTTCGGCGGGCGTGCTCGGCCCGCTTTCCTTTCTTGCAGGTGCCGTTGCTGACCGAGAAGATGATGACCTCTGGTTCGGCAAGGATCCTGCGAGCGACGAGTTCGGCGCAAGGCGCTTTCGTGTCGATGATGGCCCTGGACTTGCCGGATCCAGTGGGCCGACGATTGCCGCACACTCTCTGTACTTTGACCCGAAGAGGGACGCAGCGGCATCGTCCAATATTGCGCTCATCGCTGCCGGGCGCTCTGACAAGATCAGCAATCAGGAGTATCGATGA
- a CDS encoding bifunctional lytic transglycosylase/C40 family peptidase — translation MRKYWVFVGGGIGLGLCFIALLVVGTYSAAAGIAGASGAVGLAKGAVPARYQPLVEKWGNLCPAINPALLAAQLYQESGWNPRAQSHAAAQGIAQFIPGTWATHGVDGDKDGDRDVWDPADAIPSAASYDCELAGYVKKVPGDATDNMLAAYNAGAYRVIRAGGVPAISETQNYVKIIRSLEKSFAKPVGRVQPSQQAAGAIYFAQKKLGTPYLWGGNGTADQGGRFDCSGLTQAAYRTVDIELPRVANDQYNAGPHPSREELLPGDLVFFSDDLNNSRAIRHVGLYVGGGYMINAPYTGAVIRFDKIDTPDYFGATRVTKDGAAALPTALPES, via the coding sequence GTGCGGAAATACTGGGTGTTCGTCGGCGGTGGGATCGGGCTGGGCCTGTGCTTCATCGCCCTGCTCGTCGTCGGTACGTACTCCGCCGCCGCCGGGATCGCCGGGGCGAGCGGAGCCGTCGGGCTGGCCAAGGGGGCCGTGCCCGCGCGGTATCAGCCGCTCGTCGAGAAGTGGGGCAACCTCTGCCCCGCCATCAACCCTGCCCTGCTGGCCGCGCAGTTGTATCAGGAAAGTGGCTGGAATCCGCGCGCCCAGAGCCACGCCGCCGCGCAGGGCATCGCACAGTTCATCCCCGGCACCTGGGCCACGCACGGCGTCGACGGGGACAAGGACGGGGACCGGGACGTATGGGACCCGGCCGACGCGATCCCGTCCGCCGCGTCCTACGACTGCGAACTCGCCGGGTACGTGAAGAAGGTGCCGGGCGACGCGACCGACAACATGCTGGCCGCGTACAACGCGGGTGCCTACCGCGTGATCCGGGCGGGCGGGGTGCCCGCGATCAGCGAGACGCAGAACTACGTGAAGATCATCCGTTCGCTGGAGAAGAGCTTCGCCAAGCCGGTCGGCCGGGTGCAGCCTTCGCAGCAGGCCGCCGGGGCGATCTACTTCGCGCAGAAGAAGCTGGGTACTCCCTATCTCTGGGGCGGGAACGGGACGGCCGACCAGGGGGGCCGGTTCGACTGTTCGGGGCTGACTCAGGCCGCGTACCGGACAGTCGACATCGAGCTGCCCCGGGTGGCCAACGACCAGTACAACGCGGGTCCGCATCCCTCCAGGGAGGAGCTTCTCCCCGGAGACCTGGTGTTCTTTTCGGACGATCTGAACAACTCGCGGGCCATCAGGCACGTGGGGCTCTACGTCGGTGGCGGCTACATGATCAACGCGCCGTACACCGGTGCGGTGATCCGGTTCGACAAGATCGACACCCCCGACTACTTCGGTGCGACGAGGGTCACGAAGGACGGGGCCGCGGCGCTTCCCACCGCGCTCCCGGAAAGCTGA
- a CDS encoding phosphatase PAP2 family protein — protein MAGLALDGSNPDVSLLYDINGLAKAAPTWFDRVMEFVGEFGIMFAMVLAVLWCWWSVRRRGTTEDSVTAVAGLVWAPLAAGIALLVNIPIRGFVERPRPFFDHKGLEVLVKGKTDFSFVSDHATMAMAIAVGLFVANRKFGLVAIALALLEGFCRVYMGVHYPTDVIGGFALGTAVALLLAPLAMMLLTPLVGAVSRAGAVGRLVRSGRAGAATDGRGEARGIPEPSTGSDRGGVPGERDLAA, from the coding sequence ATGGCTGGACTCGCACTCGATGGGTCGAACCCCGATGTCAGCCTGCTCTACGACATCAATGGGCTGGCGAAGGCCGCTCCGACCTGGTTCGACCGGGTCATGGAGTTCGTCGGTGAATTCGGGATCATGTTCGCCATGGTCCTGGCGGTCCTGTGGTGCTGGTGGAGCGTACGCCGACGCGGGACGACCGAGGACTCGGTGACGGCGGTTGCCGGGCTCGTGTGGGCACCGCTCGCCGCGGGGATCGCGTTGCTCGTCAACATCCCGATCAGGGGCTTCGTGGAGCGGCCACGTCCGTTCTTCGACCACAAGGGGCTCGAAGTCCTGGTGAAGGGCAAGACGGACTTCTCCTTCGTGAGCGACCACGCGACGATGGCGATGGCGATCGCCGTGGGGCTCTTCGTGGCCAACAGGAAGTTCGGCCTGGTGGCCATCGCGCTGGCGCTCCTCGAGGGTTTCTGCCGGGTCTACATGGGCGTGCACTACCCGACCGACGTGATCGGCGGCTTCGCTCTCGGCACGGCCGTGGCGCTGCTGCTCGCCCCGCTCGCGATGATGCTGCTGACTCCTCTGGTGGGGGCCGTGTCCCGCGCCGGAGCGGTCGGCCGGCTCGTCCGCTCGGGCAGGGCGGGTGCCGCCACCGACGGGCGGGGTGAGGCACGGGGGATCCCCGAGCCGAGCACGGGCTCGGACCGTGGCGGTGTGCCCGGCGAGAGGGATCTCGCCGCATAG
- a CDS encoding metal-sensitive transcriptional regulator — translation MTTTEATDAGGTEAVVTDHDRGIHGYHHQKEEHLKRLRRIEGQIRGLQRMVDEDVYCIDILTQVSASTKALQSFALQLLEEHLRHCVADAALKGGEEIDAKVEEATKAIARLLRT, via the coding sequence ATGACCACCACCGAGGCCACCGACGCAGGCGGTACGGAAGCGGTCGTCACCGACCACGACCGCGGCATCCACGGGTACCACCACCAGAAGGAGGAGCACCTCAAGCGGCTGCGCCGCATCGAGGGCCAGATCCGCGGCCTCCAGCGGATGGTGGACGAGGACGTCTACTGCATCGACATACTCACCCAGGTCTCGGCCTCCACCAAGGCCCTGCAGTCCTTCGCCCTCCAGCTGCTGGAGGAGCATCTGCGCCACTGCGTCGCGGACGCCGCTCTCAAGGGCGGCGAGGAGATCGACGCGAAGGTCGAGGAGGCCACCAAGGCCATCGCCCGCCTCCTGCGGACATGA
- a CDS encoding DUF47 family protein codes for MRFRLTPRETSFYDMFSASADNIVTGSKLLMELLGADSASRVEIAERMRAAEHAGDDATHAIFHQLNSSFITPFDREDIYNLASSLDDIMDFMEEAVDLVVLYQIDELPKGVEQQIEVLARAAELTAEAMPSLRTMDNLTEYWIEVNRLENQADQIHRKLLAQLFNGKYDAMDVLKLKQIVDVLEEAADAFEHVANTVETIAVKES; via the coding sequence GTGCGCTTTCGTCTGACCCCCAGGGAGACGAGCTTCTACGACATGTTTTCCGCATCCGCGGACAACATCGTCACGGGCTCGAAGCTCCTCATGGAACTGCTCGGGGCGGATTCTGCCTCCCGAGTCGAGATCGCGGAGCGTATGCGGGCAGCGGAGCACGCGGGGGACGATGCCACCCACGCGATCTTCCACCAGCTGAACTCCTCCTTCATCACGCCGTTCGACCGCGAGGACATCTACAACCTCGCGTCGTCGCTCGACGACATCATGGACTTCATGGAGGAGGCCGTCGACCTGGTCGTGCTGTACCAGATCGACGAGCTCCCGAAGGGTGTCGAGCAGCAGATCGAGGTCCTGGCCAGGGCGGCGGAACTCACCGCCGAGGCCATGCCGAGTCTGCGGACCATGGACAACCTCACCGAGTACTGGATCGAGGTCAACCGTCTGGAGAACCAGGCCGACCAGATCCACCGCAAGCTGCTCGCGCAGCTGTTCAACGGCAAGTACGACGCCATGGACGTGCTGAAGCTCAAGCAGATCGTCGATGTGCTGGAAGAGGCGGCCGACGCGTTCGAGCACGTCGCCAACACCGTGGAGACCATCGCGGTCAAGGAGTCCTGA